In Nonomuraea sp. NBC_00507, the following are encoded in one genomic region:
- a CDS encoding SCO6745 family protein has translation MSFGPLARQMWHQIEPVHATLYFSPEAFEEAAALGYDVTSRWPSYFAWRTAPLGAAGSRLAAATYYSFSPAMIADHVPAIWATATPQQVLDARLRAMDRTIHALPGELTDLREAAELAVRAAESIQVAHRPLAAANLDLPWPDEPHLALWQAYTVLREHRGDGHLTALQAAGLDACEALVSFASVGAAPVANFAGRGWSPEEWAAARERLAGRGLIDAEGSATAAGQALRDQVERLTDDLAAEPWRALGEAAAERLAELNRPLLGAVFESGLLPATSTLGIGKVRVPA, from the coding sequence ATGAGTTTCGGACCGCTCGCCCGGCAGATGTGGCATCAGATCGAGCCGGTGCACGCGACGCTCTACTTCAGCCCTGAGGCCTTCGAGGAGGCGGCGGCCCTCGGCTACGACGTCACCTCGCGCTGGCCGAGTTACTTCGCCTGGCGCACGGCGCCGCTCGGCGCCGCCGGCTCGAGGCTGGCCGCCGCCACCTACTACAGTTTCAGCCCTGCGATGATCGCCGACCATGTGCCCGCCATCTGGGCCACCGCGACGCCCCAGCAGGTGCTCGACGCCCGCCTGCGCGCGATGGACCGGACGATCCACGCGTTGCCCGGCGAGCTGACCGACCTGAGAGAGGCGGCTGAGCTGGCCGTCAGGGCCGCGGAGAGCATCCAAGTGGCCCATCGGCCGCTGGCCGCGGCCAATCTGGACCTGCCCTGGCCAGACGAGCCGCATCTGGCCCTGTGGCAGGCGTACACGGTGCTGCGCGAACATCGCGGCGACGGACACCTGACCGCGCTGCAGGCCGCCGGCCTGGACGCCTGCGAGGCTCTCGTCTCCTTCGCCTCCGTCGGGGCCGCACCGGTCGCCAACTTCGCCGGACGGGGCTGGAGCCCCGAGGAATGGGCGGCCGCGCGGGAACGGCTCGCCGGCCGCGGCCTCATCGATGCCGAAGGGTCCGCCACCGCGGCCGGGCAGGCCCTGCGCGACCAGGTCGAGCGGCTCACGGACGACCTGGCCGCCGAGCCGTGGCGAGCCCTCGGTGAGGCGGCGGCCGAACGCCTGGCCGAGCTCAACCGGCCACTGCTCGGCGCGGTCTTCGAGTCGGGCCTGCTGCCCGCGACGAGCACCCTGGGCATCGGCAAGGTACGGGTACCCGCATGA
- a CDS encoding CGNR zinc finger domain-containing protein, with protein MTIDLWRITGQPEIDSYVGGRVELAVLLVNCLAVTTAHGRPVTPPQSGELRRAAIIAELAATGRPPSALTAADADRLAEVAGQLRPIFGAGDRILAVVEQLNDLLIRHKAVANLHGHPDRPPVLAFHRADAGLVDAWAADMGTALAMVIGVGQSVRLGACQAGKCALVFFDTTRNASRRFCDLSCQNRAKASAYRARRRV; from the coding sequence GTGACGATAGATCTATGGCGCATCACTGGTCAACCAGAAATAGACAGTTATGTCGGAGGGCGGGTCGAGCTGGCGGTCCTCCTGGTGAACTGCCTGGCCGTCACCACGGCACATGGCAGGCCCGTCACGCCGCCGCAGTCCGGGGAGCTACGGCGCGCCGCGATCATCGCCGAGTTGGCCGCGACCGGTCGCCCGCCCAGCGCGCTCACGGCCGCCGACGCCGACCGGTTGGCGGAAGTCGCCGGGCAGCTACGCCCGATCTTCGGCGCGGGCGATCGCATCCTCGCCGTCGTGGAGCAGCTCAACGATCTCCTGATCCGCCACAAGGCCGTCGCCAACCTGCACGGCCATCCTGACCGGCCCCCGGTGCTGGCTTTCCACCGGGCGGATGCGGGCCTGGTGGACGCCTGGGCCGCGGACATGGGCACGGCGTTGGCCATGGTCATCGGCGTCGGCCAGTCCGTCCGCCTCGGTGCCTGCCAGGCCGGCAAGTGTGCTCTGGTCTTCTTCGACACCACGCGCAACGCTTCCCGCCGCTTCTGCGACCTGTCCTGCCAGAACCGCGCCAAAGCCAGCGCCTACCGCGCCAGACGGAGAGTATGA
- a CDS encoding putative glycolipid-binding domain-containing protein, translating into MTFVPPPKTAAWRHTDVQTGFEVVYFRPLGDWHRIEGCTTGVEAGRTWVVGYAIDVDSRWITRRAEVTGRWVTGSRRTTLEGDGDGHWLVDGVPAPHLDGCLDVDLESSAMTNAFPVHRMRLAVGTGSGAPAAYVRSLDLAVERLEQQYVRVDDDSYDYVSPADGFSCRLVYDEAGFVLDYPGIAVRAL; encoded by the coding sequence GTGACCTTCGTACCTCCGCCGAAGACCGCCGCCTGGCGGCACACCGACGTGCAAACGGGCTTCGAGGTGGTCTACTTCCGCCCGCTGGGCGACTGGCATCGCATCGAGGGTTGTACGACGGGCGTCGAGGCGGGCCGGACCTGGGTCGTCGGCTACGCCATTGACGTCGACTCGCGGTGGATCACGAGACGCGCCGAGGTCACGGGACGGTGGGTCACCGGGTCCCGGCGCACCACGCTGGAGGGTGACGGGGACGGCCATTGGCTGGTCGACGGCGTCCCCGCCCCGCACCTGGACGGCTGCCTCGACGTCGACCTGGAGTCGTCGGCGATGACCAACGCGTTCCCCGTGCACCGCATGCGCCTGGCCGTCGGCACGGGCTCCGGAGCCCCCGCCGCCTACGTCCGTTCCCTGGACCTGGCCGTCGAGCGGCTGGAACAGCAGTACGTCCGGGTCGACGACGACAGCTACGACTACGTCTCGCCGGCCGACGGCTTCTCCTGCCGCCTCGTCTACGACGAGGCCGGTTTCGTCCTGGACTATCCCGGCATCGCCGTACGGGCCCTGTAG
- a CDS encoding LacI family DNA-binding transcriptional regulator: MSRRTVTISEVAKHAGVAVSTVSYVLSGKRTISADTRRRVLDSISALGYHPNAGARALASKRSNVIALVLPLRAGMHVPVLMRFASAVVTAARRFDHDVLLLTADEGTAGIRRVAASALVDALVLMDVELDDRRVPLLRELAEPSVLIGFPAQPAGLTCVDLDFAAAGTRCVEHLAERGHEEIALLGAPSVVYDRGTGFATRTREGFEAAMADHGLKGVALPCEETFDEVYETVRDLLLDRPSLSGLVVHNEAAVGHVLAALRQLERRVPHDVAVVAICPDDVAERASPPLTSVLIPAEEVGREAVRLVMDKLEGRTVPESTLLAPLLAIRSST, encoded by the coding sequence TTGAGCCGGCGCACGGTCACGATCTCCGAGGTCGCCAAGCACGCGGGCGTGGCCGTCAGCACGGTCTCCTATGTGCTCAGCGGCAAGCGGACGATCTCGGCCGACACCAGGCGGCGGGTGCTCGACAGCATCAGCGCGCTCGGCTACCACCCCAACGCCGGCGCCCGGGCCCTGGCCAGCAAGCGCTCCAACGTGATCGCGCTGGTGCTGCCGCTGCGGGCGGGCATGCACGTGCCCGTGCTGATGCGCTTCGCCAGCGCCGTCGTCACGGCCGCCCGCCGCTTCGACCACGACGTGCTGCTGCTGACCGCCGACGAGGGCACCGCCGGCATCCGCCGGGTGGCCGCGAGCGCGCTGGTGGACGCCCTGGTCCTCATGGACGTGGAGCTGGACGACCGCCGGGTGCCACTGCTGCGCGAGCTGGCCGAGCCGAGCGTGCTCATCGGCTTCCCCGCCCAGCCGGCCGGGCTGACCTGCGTCGACCTCGACTTCGCGGCCGCCGGGACCCGCTGCGTGGAGCATCTGGCCGAGCGCGGTCACGAGGAGATCGCCCTGCTCGGAGCCCCTTCCGTGGTGTACGACCGGGGCACGGGCTTCGCCACCCGCACCCGCGAGGGCTTCGAGGCCGCCATGGCCGACCATGGGCTCAAGGGGGTGGCGCTGCCCTGCGAGGAGACGTTCGACGAGGTCTACGAGACCGTACGCGACCTGCTCCTCGACCGTCCGAGCCTGTCCGGCCTGGTCGTGCACAACGAGGCCGCGGTCGGGCACGTGCTGGCGGCGCTGCGCCAGCTGGAGCGGCGGGTGCCGCACGACGTGGCCGTGGTGGCGATCTGCCCCGACGACGTGGCCGAGCGGGCCAGCCCGCCTCTGACCTCCGTGCTGATCCCGGCCGAAGAGGTCGGGAGGGAGGCGGTCCGCCTGGTCATGGACAAGCTGGAGGGCCGTACGGTGCCCGAGTCCACCCTCCTCGCCCCGCTGCTGGCCATCCGCAGCAGCACCTGA
- a CDS encoding glycoside hydrolase family 3 C-terminal domain-containing protein, whose amino-acid sequence MTMHEPPFRDPSVPLADRIDDLVRRLTLEEKVGLLHQYQAPVERLGLGAFRTGTEALHGLAWLGPATVFPQAVGLASTWDLDLVRRVGEATSDEVLAFHHKDPAGAGLNVWAPVVNPLRDPRWGRNEEGYSEDPWLTGVMATAYARGLRGSAPERLKTAPTLKHFLAYNNETDRCTTSSSMPPRVLREYELPAFRPAIEQGAAVAVMPSYNLVNGRPAHLSPLINSVLREWAPDELLVVSDAYAPGNLTSLQAYHDTLPEAYAHAVKAGLDSFTQDDDRSQATLGHLRQALEAGLLGEEDVDAAVRHALSIRLRLGEFDPATPYDDITDSVVNCSEHQALAREAARRSFVLLKNDGLLPLADVTRIAVIGQLGDTLMEDWYSGTLPYAVTARAGLSERCETIFCEAVDRVTLTAEAGPVVADPAGGPLQIKSAEAGAFDLFDWGGGAYALRSVTTGRFVSVEGGTLVNDQPGPNGWEVRETFRMEERPRGTLALRHISTGCYVGAGEDGVLRLVDDADQAAWLAMEVVRSGTEQAARLAADADVAVVVVGDHPLVNGRETEDRMTLALASAQDAVIAAVRKANPRTVLVITSGYPLTWTDDEVPAVLWSAHGGQEYGHALAEVLFGDADPEGRLTQTWYRSEQELPDLLDYDIIASDATYLYFRGTPLHPFGHGLSYTTFEYADLRVRIADGVLTAEVTVTNTGDRPGVEVVQFYTHQQRSRVKQPLRRLRGFEKARLAPGESRTVTLTLPVPELAFWDVTRDRFVVESAPNQLMVGRSATDLRLSARFEVEGEIIPPQSGVLRAAGHDEYDAITFVDETKTDGDAVRSDAEGAWILFRQVDLTGATTCVATAGSAEGGMITIRRGDPLYGQAVATFPVPRTDRYDYHAITAPLATADGVHDLYVVFENDGVTLVQLDFGAGA is encoded by the coding sequence ATGACCATGCACGAACCCCCCTTCCGCGACCCGTCGGTCCCCCTGGCCGATCGGATCGACGACCTGGTGCGCAGGCTCACGCTCGAGGAGAAGGTCGGGCTGCTGCACCAGTACCAGGCGCCGGTCGAGCGGCTGGGCCTCGGCGCGTTCCGCACCGGCACCGAGGCGCTGCACGGCCTGGCCTGGCTGGGCCCGGCCACCGTGTTCCCCCAGGCCGTCGGGCTGGCCTCGACCTGGGACCTCGATCTCGTGAGACGAGTCGGCGAGGCCACGAGTGACGAGGTGCTGGCCTTCCACCACAAGGATCCGGCCGGGGCGGGGCTCAACGTGTGGGCGCCCGTGGTCAACCCGCTGCGTGACCCGCGCTGGGGGCGCAACGAGGAGGGCTACTCCGAAGATCCATGGCTGACCGGAGTCATGGCGACCGCCTATGCACGCGGACTGCGTGGGAGCGCTCCCGAAAGGCTCAAGACCGCCCCCACGCTCAAGCACTTCCTCGCCTACAACAACGAGACCGACCGCTGCACGACCTCGAGCAGCATGCCGCCGCGGGTGCTGCGCGAGTATGAGCTGCCCGCGTTCCGGCCGGCCATCGAGCAGGGCGCGGCCGTGGCCGTCATGCCCTCCTACAACCTGGTCAACGGCCGCCCGGCGCACCTCAGCCCGCTGATCAACAGCGTGCTGCGGGAGTGGGCGCCGGATGAGCTGCTGGTCGTCAGCGACGCGTACGCGCCGGGCAACCTCACCTCGCTGCAGGCCTACCACGACACGCTGCCGGAGGCGTACGCGCACGCGGTCAAGGCCGGGCTGGACAGCTTCACCCAGGACGACGACCGCAGCCAGGCCACGCTCGGGCATCTCAGGCAGGCATTGGAGGCCGGCCTGCTGGGCGAGGAGGACGTCGACGCGGCCGTGCGGCACGCGTTGTCGATCCGGCTCAGGCTCGGCGAGTTCGACCCGGCGACGCCGTACGACGACATCACCGACAGCGTGGTCAACTGCTCCGAGCACCAGGCGCTGGCCAGGGAGGCGGCGCGGCGCTCGTTCGTGTTGCTGAAGAACGACGGCCTGCTGCCGCTGGCGGACGTGACCAGGATCGCGGTGATCGGGCAGCTCGGCGACACGCTCATGGAGGACTGGTACAGCGGCACCCTGCCCTACGCCGTGACCGCCCGCGCCGGGCTGTCCGAGCGGTGCGAGACGATCTTCTGCGAGGCCGTGGACCGGGTGACGCTGACCGCCGAAGCCGGCCCGGTCGTCGCCGACCCCGCCGGCGGGCCGCTGCAGATCAAGTCGGCCGAGGCCGGCGCGTTCGACCTGTTCGACTGGGGCGGCGGCGCGTACGCGCTGCGCTCCGTGACGACCGGCCGGTTCGTGTCCGTGGAAGGCGGCACGCTGGTGAACGACCAGCCGGGACCGAACGGGTGGGAGGTGCGCGAGACCTTCCGCATGGAGGAGCGGCCCCGCGGCACACTCGCGCTGCGCCACATCTCGACCGGCTGCTACGTCGGCGCGGGCGAGGACGGGGTGCTGCGCCTGGTCGACGATGCCGACCAGGCCGCGTGGCTGGCCATGGAGGTGGTCAGGAGCGGCACCGAGCAGGCCGCCCGGCTCGCCGCGGACGCCGACGTGGCGGTCGTGGTGGTCGGCGACCACCCGCTGGTGAACGGCCGCGAGACCGAGGACCGCATGACGCTGGCCCTCGCCTCCGCCCAGGACGCCGTGATCGCCGCCGTGCGCAAGGCCAACCCCCGTACCGTCCTGGTCATCACCAGCGGATACCCGCTCACGTGGACCGACGACGAGGTCCCCGCCGTGCTCTGGTCGGCCCACGGCGGCCAGGAGTACGGTCACGCCCTGGCCGAGGTGCTGTTCGGCGACGCCGACCCGGAGGGCCGGCTCACCCAGACGTGGTACCGCTCCGAGCAGGAGCTCCCCGACCTGCTCGACTACGACATCATTGCCTCGGACGCCACATACTTGTACTTCCGCGGCACCCCGCTGCACCCCTTCGGCCACGGCCTCAGCTACACCACCTTCGAGTACGCAGACCTGCGCGTGCGGATCGCGGACGGCGTGCTCACCGCCGAGGTCACGGTGACGAACACGGGGGACCGGCCGGGGGTCGAGGTCGTCCAGTTCTACACCCACCAGCAGCGCTCCCGCGTCAAGCAGCCACTGCGCCGCCTGCGCGGCTTCGAGAAGGCCCGCCTCGCGCCCGGCGAGAGCCGCACCGTCACCCTCACCCTGCCGGTTCCAGAGCTGGCCTTCTGGGACGTGACCAGGGACAGGTTCGTGGTGGAGAGCGCGCCGAACCAGCTCATGGTCGGCCGCAGCGCCACCGACCTGCGCCTGAGCGCCCGCTTCGAGGTCGAAGGGGAGATCATCCCGCCCCAGTCCGGGGTGTTGCGCGCGGCCGGCCACGACGAGTACGACGCGATCACGTTCGTGGACGAGACCAAGACGGACGGCGACGCGGTGCGCTCGGACGCGGAAGGCGCCTGGATCCTGTTCAGGCAGGTGGACCTGACCGGCGCCACGACCTGCGTTGCCACGGCCGGCAGCGCCGAAGGAGGCATGATCACGATCCGCCGCGGCGACCCCCTCTACGGCCAGGCCGTGGCGACCTTCCCGGTGCCCAGGACAGACCGGTACGACTATCACGCCATCACGGCACCCCTTGCCACCGCCGACGGGGTGCACGATCTTTATGTGGTGTTCGAGAACGACGGCGTGACGCTGGTCCAGCTCGACTTCGGAGCCGGGGCTTGA
- a CDS encoding ROK family transcriptional regulator: MITSTTGPQPADFADVRATNLAVVLRFVREHAPCSRADIAASTGLNKATVSSLVADLIDRRLVRETGLTENRVGRPATMLVLDGSPYAAIGVEINVDHVSAVATDLAGERLLTWRRSFSAGDSVNQGVASVGAIIRRVVNRMAKEERQVLGLAVAVPGLVDVQGTVRLAPNLGWRDADIGGDLAKALRDPGFPIQVDNDANLAALAEQRWGAHAGASDLVYLTGEIGVGAGIILDGRLRRGGLGYSGEIGHVQLDPEGPECHCGRRGCLEAMAGIGAVLRKIPSPAEIQIEIEESVRLARTGDPDTLAALDSVGRSLGRGVSILANLLNPEVVILGGYYVPLAPWLLPAVHDELSDRVIAAEAGGCQVVASTLDHDAAALGGAARVLDSIDSGRLPGGLSRIP; this comes from the coding sequence TTGATCACTTCTACGACCGGCCCGCAGCCGGCCGACTTCGCCGACGTACGGGCCACCAACCTAGCGGTCGTGCTGCGGTTCGTCCGCGAGCACGCCCCCTGCTCGCGTGCCGACATCGCGGCCTCCACCGGCCTCAACAAGGCCACCGTGTCGAGCCTGGTCGCCGACCTCATCGACCGGCGGCTGGTCCGTGAGACCGGCCTGACGGAAAACCGCGTGGGCAGGCCGGCCACGATGCTCGTCCTGGACGGCTCGCCGTACGCCGCCATCGGGGTCGAGATCAACGTCGACCACGTGTCGGCCGTGGCCACCGACCTCGCCGGGGAGCGGCTGCTGACCTGGCGGCGCTCGTTCTCGGCCGGCGACTCGGTCAACCAGGGCGTGGCCAGCGTCGGGGCGATCATCCGGCGGGTGGTCAACCGCATGGCCAAGGAGGAGCGCCAAGTGCTCGGCCTGGCCGTGGCCGTGCCGGGGCTGGTCGACGTGCAGGGCACCGTGCGCCTGGCGCCCAACCTCGGCTGGCGGGACGCCGACATCGGCGGGGACCTGGCCAAGGCGCTGCGCGATCCCGGCTTCCCCATCCAGGTGGATAACGACGCCAACCTCGCGGCCCTGGCCGAGCAGCGTTGGGGTGCCCATGCCGGTGCCTCCGACCTGGTCTACCTGACCGGCGAGATCGGCGTGGGCGCGGGCATCATCCTCGACGGGCGGCTGCGCCGCGGCGGCCTCGGCTATAGCGGCGAGATCGGCCACGTGCAGCTCGACCCGGAGGGCCCCGAGTGCCACTGCGGCCGGCGCGGCTGTCTGGAGGCCATGGCGGGGATCGGCGCCGTGCTGCGTAAGATTCCCTCACCCGCCGAGATCCAGATCGAGATCGAGGAGTCGGTACGCCTGGCCCGCACCGGTGATCCCGACACCCTGGCCGCGCTGGATTCGGTCGGCCGGAGCCTGGGCCGAGGTGTGTCCATTCTGGCCAACCTGCTCAACCCTGAGGTGGTGATCCTCGGTGGTTACTACGTGCCGCTCGCACCCTGGTTGTTGCCCGCGGTCCACGACGAGCTGAGCGACCGCGTCATCGCCGCCGAAGCCGGGGGATGCCAGGTCGTGGCCTCGACGCTGGACCACGACGCGGCCGCGCTCGGTGGCGCGGCAAGGGTCCTGGATTCCATAGATTCGGGAAGATTGCCTGGGGGATTGTCGCGAATCCCTTGA
- a CDS encoding extracellular solute-binding protein, whose protein sequence is MATNTTRRGFLGLVGASVLVAGCAEKKATSKGTAVAADKLKSLVPTRIPFEIPGLKPDLPGSEFVAPGFLTRPANMVQAVTTKPLTSGKEVTAMTPLWGTVPPGLGDNSYYEYMNERLGGTVRFNISDGNTYHEKLSTTLASGDVPEMVMVPGWELIKIARFTEAANKLFADLGPYLAGDKAKEFPLLANYDTAAWQYGVFGGILQGIPWQNEPFPFATFVRQDIMEELSLQHPKSGDDLLVLGKAITDAKKKRWAFGGGMEQEMQRAFGAPREWRKKSDGTLEYKYETAEFAASIEFMVKLFEAGYMHPDLVANKDADMKGPFGSGQMIIYRDGLGAWHENLGRFQADNPKFDMQAVVPYPAKPGGKTIMWRNEPAGMFVFIKKGLGDARTRELLALSNWTSAPYGTQEYELVNNGVEGKHYNVKDGKVEQTALGRKEVAPTYMFLSGRPPANEKSQYEGLVQALYDWQTQAAKLLENDPFVGIRVEVPSKMAGLAQPTEDKMQEIFRGKRPVSEWAKIVKEWQDQGGNEAREFYMKVARENGRL, encoded by the coding sequence ATGGCGACCAACACGACTCGCCGCGGGTTCCTCGGCCTGGTAGGCGCAAGCGTTCTGGTGGCGGGCTGCGCCGAGAAGAAAGCGACCTCCAAGGGCACCGCCGTGGCGGCCGACAAGCTCAAGAGCCTGGTGCCGACGCGGATCCCCTTCGAGATCCCTGGGCTCAAGCCGGACCTGCCCGGCAGCGAGTTCGTCGCCCCCGGCTTCCTGACGCGCCCGGCCAACATGGTGCAGGCTGTCACCACCAAGCCGCTGACCAGCGGCAAGGAAGTGACCGCGATGACGCCGCTGTGGGGGACCGTGCCGCCTGGGCTGGGCGACAACTCCTACTACGAGTACATGAACGAGCGCCTGGGCGGCACCGTCCGCTTCAACATCTCGGACGGCAACACCTACCACGAGAAGCTCAGCACTACCCTGGCCAGCGGCGACGTGCCCGAGATGGTCATGGTGCCGGGCTGGGAGCTCATCAAGATCGCCCGTTTCACGGAGGCGGCCAACAAGCTCTTCGCCGATCTGGGGCCCTACCTGGCCGGGGACAAGGCCAAGGAGTTCCCTCTGCTGGCCAACTACGACACCGCCGCCTGGCAGTACGGCGTCTTCGGCGGCATCCTGCAGGGCATCCCCTGGCAGAACGAGCCGTTCCCGTTCGCCACCTTCGTCCGCCAGGACATCATGGAGGAGCTCAGCCTGCAGCACCCCAAGAGCGGCGACGACCTGCTGGTGCTCGGCAAGGCCATCACCGACGCAAAGAAGAAGCGCTGGGCCTTCGGCGGCGGCATGGAGCAGGAGATGCAGCGGGCCTTCGGCGCACCGCGCGAATGGCGCAAGAAGAGCGACGGCACGCTCGAGTACAAGTACGAGACCGCCGAATTCGCCGCCTCGATCGAGTTCATGGTCAAGCTCTTCGAGGCCGGCTACATGCATCCGGACCTCGTGGCCAACAAGGACGCCGACATGAAGGGCCCCTTCGGCAGCGGCCAGATGATCATCTACCGGGACGGGCTCGGCGCCTGGCACGAGAACCTCGGCCGCTTCCAGGCCGACAACCCCAAGTTCGACATGCAGGCCGTCGTCCCCTACCCGGCCAAGCCCGGCGGCAAGACGATCATGTGGCGCAACGAGCCCGCCGGCATGTTCGTCTTCATCAAGAAGGGCCTCGGCGACGCCCGCACCCGCGAGCTGCTCGCGCTGTCCAACTGGACGTCGGCACCGTACGGCACCCAGGAGTACGAGCTGGTCAACAACGGCGTCGAGGGCAAGCACTACAACGTCAAGGACGGCAAGGTCGAGCAGACGGCGCTGGGACGCAAGGAGGTCGCGCCCACCTACATGTTCCTGTCGGGCCGGCCGCCGGCCAACGAGAAGAGCCAGTACGAAGGCCTCGTCCAAGCCCTGTACGACTGGCAGACGCAGGCCGCGAAGCTCCTGGAGAACGACCCGTTCGTCGGGATCCGGGTGGAAGTGCCCTCCAAGATGGCGGGGCTTGCGCAGCCCACCGAGGACAAGATGCA